A stretch of DNA from Arachis hypogaea cultivar Tifrunner chromosome 19, arahy.Tifrunner.gnm2.J5K5, whole genome shotgun sequence:
cgattaggtggtgcaatgggaacatatatcgcacacccaaatattcttaaatgggaaacatttggctgctggccaaaggctaattgcataggagagaactgatggtaactcgttggtctcaaacgaataagtgctgcgacatgtaaaatagcatgccccaaaccgaggttgggagatttgttctcataagtaagggtctagcaattaactggaggcgtttaataagtgattctgctaacccattttgtgtgtgaacataagctactggatgttcaacacttattccatgaaccatacaataagtatcaaaagcttgggaagtaaattcaccagcattatcaagacgaattgctttgattggattttctgaaaattgtgcttttaatcgaataatttgagccagtaatctcgcaaacgccatgttgcgagaagacaataagcacacgtgtgaccatctcgaagatgcgtctattagaaccataaaatatctaaaagatccacatggtggatgaataggtccacatatatcaccttgaatcctttctaggaattcaagggactcaaatccaatctttactggtgatggccttaaaattaactttccctgagaacatgcagcacaacaaaattcactagttttaagaattttctggttctttagtgaatgtccatgggagttttcaataattctcctcatcatggttattcccggatgacccaatctatcatgctaagttatgaatttatttgggctagtaaacttctggtttacagttgcatgtgattcaattgcactaatcttggtataatacaacccagatgaaactGAGGGTAATTTTTccaatataactttcttatttgaatcatgagttgttgatacataaatactcatgatttccctcattcattgtctcaacatgtatccatttcggcgaatatctttgaaacttaaCAAGTTCCTCagggacttggtagataatagtgcattatttattataaattttgttcctccaagaaacaaaattatagctcttccggagcttTCTATCACATTGcatgagccaataatagtattaacatattcctctttgggaacaagatgggtaaaatatatatcacttttgagaattgtgtgcgaacttgcactatccgcaaggcatacatcttcattatatatccttgtcattttcttcaaagataaataataaaaataagtaatatgcacagttaaattgaatacttgatcgtaattatttttctaagaaacactgttcaaaataatgtcatatactaaaattttattttaaaatttgacacatttaataatttcaaaattcataaacattaatatttcattatttatatacatcatatttgaaacttaaatacatggAAACAGGGACGGACATAAGGGGGGCGAGTGGCGGCCTCGACCCCCCaactttttttaatagtaataagttattatgtataatttaattttttttaaaaaatatttagtatttagtctaatataaataaaagtttagtctaatttaaatattaataatttttaatatctaaaaaataagtaacaatattaaaaaaatttgaaaaagatattattactaatattttttaattaaataaaaatttttaaatttcataaagtgaattctttttcttcttgtggccgttttttttattcgtttggtattaattctctctgtttcaactgttacaattaagagatctttttcaactatgaatattgtgaaaaataacttagaaacaaaataaaagatgaatttcttgctaattgtcttttaattatattgaaaagaaaatcattaaaaattttgacacaaattctattatcggtgaattttattatacgaagaatcgaccacttcgttagtaaaaaagtatacacatatttttttactttaaaatatgttctctatcagtatatttttataatacatattatattatataatttttttatataatttttaatattatatgtgttattGGCCCCCTATAATatcatttctggatccgtccctgcatggaaaataaaacttaacaataagttctttacattatttatttacatagatacttcacaATCCCACATGTTAAACTAtcccatcattgatcaaatgaccaatatttccttcagggtcctcaaagaaatcagatacatcataatgagtggtggaattttcagtatcatttgaaacaaaatctgtttcctttcatttgtcatcttttttcaaagatacctggtaaagatcgactaggtgccttggggtacgacaggtacgtgaccaatggccctttccaccacaacggaaacacttatcctctgttgatttattctgcccgatatttctttctttatcctacttctggtgagatcctctcttttgaacataattccttttccttccataatttttcttgttattgaaaccttgccatttacctcttctggggtaatttgccacatttacttcaggaaatggggcggcgccagttgGGCgcgtttcatgatttttcaagagcaactcattgttgcgttcagcaacaagaaggcaagaaattaactcagagtattttttaaaccctttttttcgatactgctgctgcaggagcacattcgaggcatggaaggttgagaaagttttctacatatcatgatcagttatcttttccccacataatttcattcgtgaggtgattcgaaacattgcagaattatattcatttatggatttaaaatcctgcagacgcaagtgcgtccactcatatcgggcttgaggaagtatcactgttttttgatgattatacctttcttcaagatctttccaaagatctgcaggatcttttaatatgagatattcatttttcaatccttcgtcaagatgacgacgaagaaaaatcatggctttggctttatccttttgagatgcattattttcagccttaatggtatctccaagatccattgaatcaagatgaatttcaacatctagtatccatgataaataattgtttccagatatatcaagagcattgaattcaagatgagagagtttcgacataataaaaatttgttacctaagtcttccttaaaatttgatcagagtctcgtgctgataacgtgttgtaaaataaataaataaggaagagataacaaatataaaataagaggTATAATTATATAATCCTAATAGTAATATCTACTACAATTATTATCACAATATAATAGATGTATTTACTAATACTGTAGTAAAGaatataagagagagaaaataGTAAAATAGAGAGAGTGAAGAATGTTTTATTATCAGTAGTTGTGTGTACGTACTGTCACAAATCCATGCTCTATTTATACTTGTCCAAGATTCCCCcttttcaaacttcattaatATAAAGTCTATAATAGGAAACAAAGCACCGCTTATAGTTAATATTGCACAGCCCAACGTGGTCATCCACATCCTTATCTCAACAATATagtgatatatttttaaaatattaaaattaaatttatttaaaataacaaattttctatttaatacttaaaaggagaagataaaaaaatgtacactctaaataataaaaataaaataaatatcattAAACCAAAGAGTGATGAAAATAATAAAGGTAATAAGATGAACCTTTAATATGATAATTGATTAGAAGAGATTAATCAATTGCAAAAGAATTAAGGAGTGAAGGTAGTAAGGCCACGTTGAAGTTCATGGCGCCATTACTCACTCTTCGACTCTtcaacatttcttcttcttcttcttcttcccgctCTAGTCTCGTATCATTTCAGTCATCGCTTTCTCAACTTGTGTTCTTTGCTTCCCTCAAAGAATCAATATCACCAATGGATCATCGTAGTGATGAACAAACCACCTCAGATTCCGGTGATCCAAACAACAACCACCGTTTTTCTGATCGCATTCTCCCTCACCTTCTCCGTCTGTAAGCACTTTCTTATTCCTGTGGATATTTCTTCTGCTCTGTTGTTTGCATTTCATACAAACTGTTTGAGATATAAATTAAGATCAACCACTCAAAATACTGGAATAAAAGGTATATGGAATTAGAACTTCTATGACCAAGTAGTCTAGTATTTGATCTTAATTGAAAACAATATTTCAAGAGAAATAAAAGGTATATGCAAAATTCATGCAATCCCTAAACGGTCTATAGTAAGCTGCATGGACTCAATTGACAATATACAATATTGGATCATAGCTTGATTTACTGTTCTTGAGGGGGTAAAAAGAAGAATTTAATTTAAGAGTATGTTTGGCTGAGGGGAAAAAATAGTGTGCAAATTTCTTTTATAGATGATTAGAGCTCTTACATGAAAATTTTCGTCCGAGTTCACTCATAAAGAATTTTTTCACACCATTTTTACCCCAATCAAAGATACCTTAGTGAGTGAAACGATGTCCTATTGTGGTTTTGTTTGTTGATGAAGACTCTTGACTATGTAAACCATCTTCTAGTTATTTAAAAAACTCCCTTTCTTTTAGGATAATAACATTGTTTTGCTCTTTCAACCACTGTTACAAGAACAAATTATTTGTTAACAAATTGTGAATCTACTGCATTCTCTCTGAATATTCTTAATGTTCTAACCTTAGGATGTTGTATTTCAGGTATGGATCTTGTGCAACATCTCAAGACTTTGAAATCTATGCTCCAAATGCTTCATTTGAGGACCCACTTATGCGAGCTCATGGGTATGCATGCATTCTGTTGTTATATTCGATTTTTGCTTTTCCATGGAATAGGCAGGAGAAATTTCAAAGTTACATGTTCAAATCAAGCTTGTATACAAGACTTTAAGTCTTACATAAGTTGAAAGATTAAGCTTTCTGTTTCAAGTTTTCTATTGCGAAAGCAAATTAATAGGAAAACTGCTTTCGTCATTGTGATTATGTATGTCATGTATGTTTGACATTCTTTCAATAGCATTTCAATCATGAACAAAAAAAGGAGGTTCATTTGTTGTCTATGCTCACTGATGCGGGTAATTGAGGTACCCAGATTTTAAAAATCAGAAATTCTTAAACTGAAACAATATGATTCAATTCAATCATGGTTTGACATTGTATATTATTATTGCAGGCTTAACTTTTCCCAGTAAATTCAAAGCCAACCTCTGATAAAATCTAAGTGGCTATATGTGTATATAATAAATCATATTGAATGAAAGATTAAGAAAGAATCTAAGTGGATTTTATCCCTATACATGTAGGTTTTGTAATAATCGTTAGTTCTTAGCCTACTGATATGGACATTTCTTTAGTTCTGGTTGTGTAATTCatattctgttttatttattctcAGTATATAGCTTCTTATTTTCTACTTTCCTGTGTTCATCTATTCAAGAAGACATTTGAAATTGCTAATCGATGGAAATTCTTCTTATATGGTTTACCATGTTTATAATGCAGGGTGAAGCAGATCAAGTCAGCATTCTATACTCTTCCCAAGGTTTTCATTATTTCGTGCTGCTCTccatctttccattttttttccctACTTGTCTTTATAATGAATTGATTTTTCCGCTGAAAGTTCTGACATGTAAGATGTTATTACAAAAAATTACTGTTTTCTTTTACCGAAAACAAAGATTAAGTGTTTGAAATCATCAGAAAGTTTCAAGTTACTCATGAATATCTGCCAAAGGATAACCTGACAGTTTCGGTTTTTTCAACTCTGATGCACCTCTGTCATTTATCAGCAACTTAATAGTTAATATATTGCATTTGCTTCTGTTATCATTAGTAGTTGTTCCATTTTCAAATATCTCCTACTTGTATGCTTATGTTCGTATTAAATCTTGTTTCAgttgattttgttaattaaaaatataatttctttctctcttttcctttGAATAGACGTTTTCTTTAGTTTGCATATTATTTATCTTGTGTCTTGTTTTAATGTTGAGAAATTTTGGACTTCTATTTTGTCTCTATTTCTTAGGTATTTAAGGAGTCAAAGATTGTGGAATACACTGTTGAAGAAAACATGGTTTCACCAGGAAAAGGAGAGGTTGGTAAATCTGCCATCACTTATTATGTAGTGCAGCATCTCTTGCTTGATTTCTTATGACGTTACTTAAAGATGAAATTCATGGATGTTGCATGCAGATATTAATTGACAATAAGCAATACTATAAATTCCTGGGGAAACACATAGATATGGTATCACTGATTAAGTTGTATGTGGATGACGGTAAAATTGTTCGCCATGAGGACTGGTATGTATTATCATGCACCCCTAATTCTATGGCCTTCATGTATTGTTCTGAGAATTTGAGGGGAAAAAGAAAAGGTCTTTAGGGCATATTTGATAATAGGTCTTGTATGTTTTGCATGATTTGGCTCATTTTCACACTAGGCTTCAATTAAGCATCACATGATTTCTGTTATGATAGTGAAATTAGAATTACCTACGAGACTGCGGCAGATCTCCTTACTCTGGGTTGGCATCTCCGTAGTCTAAGAGGTATAAGGATTAGGGTAAAATAACCTACTTTGGGCATGTGTTACACCTTTTATTTATAGTGTTTAGAGGGTGAATCTAGAAAGGATTCGGGTAGAATCCGTGCGTAATATACACAGGATCCTACGTGGATATGATCTAGATTACGTCTTTATAGGTTGACATGCTCCCAATAAAGAGTGTTCTTAGACCAGCCACAGCTTTAGGCCTAATCTAGGAACCGATCCTTAACAATTTTTGTGAACTACATAACTTGCATACTACTTTGAGGCCTAGAAAGTAAGAgagatatatattatttagtatttttgttaGTAAATAGGTTTCCAGTGTATAAATACTTGAAGTTTCATAGTTCTTGCACTGCAAGgcatggtctaatgacatctatGTATGTTTTACTTAAAAAGTGCATTGGGTTCAAATCTTGATTGTTACTAGAAAGTGGTTATATAGAATCTATGGAGAGAGAAGCGTGTGTGTGTGTTAGAATTTCTATGGACAGATTTATGAATTGTAATGGATAGATCAATTGTTCCTTATGGCTCAAgtaagcaataataataattaattcattagtttttattttatggcATGAATTAGGTGGGACAAGAAGCCAATATCAAATAGAGAAACAGTGAAGGTGCCACTCCTTGGGCGAGCTGCAGAAGTGACTCGTAGGGGATCAATGCTGCTAACCCATTTATTTATGGGCTTTGGAAAGGACCCAAGAGTCTGAAAATAACCACAAAATTCAGTTTAGCCTATTTTGATGTAGATGGGCCAGTGTGTTAGACCAAGTCTTTTATATATACCCCTTTTTTCATCTttgaaaataccaaaaaaataatgTTCATTGAAGCTTGTATAGTTTTGGTGGATGTAATATAGAATATAGTTTGTAAATTTACCATTATATAGATTTGTTCGGATGTTTCAAGTTTATTAATGAAACTTACCCGCTAGTAAAATGCGATATTAGTTAAGATTATAAGTATTTTGGTGTCTTAAACTCTTAATCGATAATAATTATCACAAGGTGAATATTCACATGAAGATGGTATTGCAAACTGTTAGATCGTTCATTCaaacatatttagtaaaataCGTTAAACGATCATGTGAAGGTATCTTTATGAGAGTATTCACCTTATCATAATACTGTGAACAAATACGACTAAATTATTGGTTATATTGCGAATAAATACCCTCTTTACTCTCTAATAATACAATGGAGCAACAAAATATTTACAGAACATGAAAGCTAGTATATTTTGCATGAGATAGATACATAGAAGATTCAAGTTATTTTGAATAAGTAGTTAGTATTTAGATTATTTTGTTCTAACCTAGAAACACAAAATATGGAAGAAGGGCCCAAAAATCTTTGTAAGCAGAATGTCATATGCATGATGGTAAACTTTTTTGCACTTATCCTCGTTAACTTTGATGCCAATATATAAGTTGCCTTTTTGACTGGTCATCTCCAATGTCTTGGCCTTTACAACAACATTCCCTCCTAATATCCCCCACTACTACTAATaactaataactaaattaattattcttttcttttatatatttggAATGTGGATCCATCTATGTTTGTCCCTTGCTAGTTGAGGGATCCAAGGTGCAGATGAGATGCTATGATTGTGTGTCACAATTATACACTGATTATTGGAGGGTTTTAGATCCGAGAAATCCCTTactttcatgcaaaaattctcTCTTGCAACATAAAGAAGCTACGTAGTGGCCATAGTTATTAATAAGAATCTATTTTGTATCTTACAAATATTAATATTTGggttttcttttatttatcaatataaaagtcattttagtattttttttaataagtattTAAAAAGTTTGCAAAAATACCATAATtctaataacaaaataataaaatgttaTCTGTTATATTTGTTTATTTACATATATCATGTTTCATACATTTTTCGATTCTAATATATACTTTATCCTGATTGTTAATTTAATGGCTAATTTTATTGTACACATAGTATTATTGTAGAATAATTGGTATGAATTTTCTTAAACTTTTTccatttagaaaaaataaaagaaaagaactcAAAAGAGGGTGGTCTTCTTCACATATAATAAAGGCAACACAACACAAGCCGTTTGAgctttattgtaatttttttaatttttaattttatttttatatctctCTTCTCTTTGCTAAAGACTGCAAAAGCTCAATGTGTGGAAACTTTGTCTCCATGCCAATCCTCAAATGCCACTATCTCCCTTGCCTCAAAAGTTTGGGGTGTTAGGGTGACAAAAGAAACTGAAACATTATTCAAAGCATCAAAATAAagcatatagaaaaaaaatatataaataaaaataaatagatataaataaaGTTGCAGTGCCTTTGCAAAGTATGAACATACATTTTGAATGCTTTTAGAGCATTAAATGAGCCCTAAAAAGAATACAATTAAGTGGGGTCTTGCTTTTCAAATTCTCTTTTGCTTTTTACCCcctccttctttttttctttctccgaTTTGTAATGATTTCTAGATCATGTTTTCGTAAGATTTTTTAAAACGACTAGCAAGCAAGATCGATATATATTGGAGTCTTTAAAGAACCTTTTCGCCGTCGATCGATCCGGATGAGTACTACCATGAAAAGTTTCAAATTATAGAccccaaaatttaaattaaaacattatATTATATACATGATCATGACGATGCCATTATATTTACAAATTAAAGAGTTTAAATAATTGGAGATTATTGGATCAACAGAATTCATCACCCTCAACTTAATTAGGTCGATATGACGATATGGcttctagaaaaaaaaaaaaaaaaagaacttagAATGGTTTGCGGCTATATTAGAAATGAACCATTTTAtaggaatatttttattatttttataactaaTAGTTGTATAAAAGACACATGTCCAAATGTAGTGGTTATTAATTGTCATAGACTGTTAATAATTACCAAAAGAAAgtatttaaatatctttttaatggttacttaattataaaaaaaatattaacaatattTATTGACGTTTAGTTATTATTGATCATAAAACATAAGTGTCAATAAAGtaggtagacaaaaaaatagccagaacttgtcttatttaatactaattaattatcgcaacaattaatgaatgctaaataagccAAGTTATGACTggactgattttctttggttaccaaatatttctgtaaaaatattattaataaaaatatttttaacaatgaAGTGGCTAtcaaaaatagttaaaatactcttattaatCTGTTTTCtgacaaaattaaatagataaaatatatttttttattgttaatgttaatgtttgttattatttttaagggTTTTGTTATTCTATATTCTGAGGATATAGGTtaagaatatcataaaaaaatattttaatattatttattatttttatgtattgaaaatataaaaaaattatttttacaataagtaatattaaaatatttttttataatatgcttAATTAACCTATATCTTTAGGACACGGAAtagtaaaaatctatttttaaatatttctagtttcattaaattttatcattagtattttttattcttttatttttatacctAGTATTTTTTACTCGTgtcaaaattacttttaaatgtttttattttgtctctaatattttagATAGAATTAATGTTTATAAGATAATTCTGACACAAATTGAAACATTAGAAATAAAATGGAATGgaattaaaggttaaaagtattgtaaaaaaattatatatattagaaacaaaaaaatatattttaacttactaatttttttattaataaactttttttgtttttttataatatcTCTCGTTTCGATAAACTAAAGATTAATTTATCACAGATttaattttcattcaaaaatttgCTGTTAGTGAATAAATTGTTACCATAACTATTTTAATTGGCCATCAAAATTATTGCTTATTTTTCATTGTACAGTTTGCAATAAAGCATGAATTTTTTTCAGCTAACGTTGAGAATAATTTGATAGAGAAATTAAGGATTCTGATTCAGGATGGAAATCATGTATTAGattcaattaattttataattaaatacttaTGATGGATGgttcaaattattaaaaaaaaagaaaaaaggatccAACGTTTACCCTTTTAGTTTCCAGAATATATATATTCGGAGAACATAGCCACACAGAAGAGACAATATATAAGAactcatttttattaaaataaaatatatagatatAGCACTAGGTAAGTAGGTATGCATGATTGGAACATTGCGAATTTTAACATGATAACACTAcatcattttgtatttttgtgtatgtatatatataaaccctaaaaacttaTCTAGCTACTCTATCTCGTTTATGGACATGGTGGCCAATATAAttaaatagttaattaattaattattgcacatactattaattataattattactcTAAGCACGATCATATCATAGGCACTGTATATATAGCAGTGTTTTGGATCAGAGTTCCTTGGATCTAACACGTTCttgattatatataatattttattattttatgagtTCGTAGCAGCAGTCTGAATTGGACTACTGATtcatttttaatgttttattcttttcaattttcaCCTTATAATTAATTATTGGTTGATCCTATAAAGATTTAGTCTACAAAAGCCTCTTTCTCTTGTCGGCTTATATTATCATCATCATGGGGATTAATTCACTCATATGTTCCTCTTCCCCAAAACAACCTTGTCATTGCAATATTATctataaaatatacaaattaattaGAAtgagaaaattaaaaggaaaaaagaaaaaaaaaagagattataTGTCCAAAGGAAGAAATCAAATATTAACTTATGATATTAATATAGGTAGGGACAAATAAATTTCATAAGGATGAAAAGAAGATCCAaatttgatgtaaaataaaaaaaagtaaattaaatatttaaaatataaaattgtgataaaatttaattgtaaaatttttaaatttaatataaattttataaaattaattaatttatttaaaattataatatcaaaaaattttaaagattaaattgaGATTTTAGCTATGATTTATACATGCTGAagattgttgctgttgttgtttgATGGAATTAATGCATGTTTgagaattcaaaaatattatttgtacatcaaaattagttattaaaattagtcatcaatatatttatatataaatatatatgtagtttaatttatttttaatgtatatttatattttaatatatattttatactaataattgattttaataactgattttagtgtacacctaATATAATTTTCAAGACTTatgactatttttaatttttttatttaaagctAAGATTACAAAGTGGTTATTAGTGTTAATCTTGGCGTAATTGGGTACAGTGCTCGAGGGTCGGAATTGTCTTATGGTGACAATTGCCGGTAAAATGCAAATTAAAGCCCCACtttgttattaaataataataattcataattaatggTTTATTGGTACTGATACAGTGGGTTGCTTGAGAACCGCTATAGATAAGTAGAAAACACATGGTTGCTTTTTTGTTATTGacagtggcggaacttgaaacaaaattttggaggACCAGATAAAGGATAATTGTCAACATATTTTTAATATGGATTCTATTTAAGATAAATtcgtctaatctcatctctcttgtttggataatattgccaaatttaaagccgtttttcaaggtctcgttccaaaaaattaaggttaaactcatcagatgtaactttttgaacttttaaaggttgtatttcatttttttcgtaattcattaaagtagaagaactatctacaggtgttgatattgtaaaagttatatgttctccttcttaaatattagccttcctcttaaaaaatgcatcaattttttaattttttattattattttatataaaatttgaatatatatcctataAAATATGTAAGGAAGAatttagaaggacaaatattaaaatttataatatttattgaattattttttattatataaaaaattaaattaaataaaaagtaaaatataaaataatattaaattaaataaataaaaaatatctaattttttatatttgaacttaaagatagAGGAAATGTTGCTTATTGAACTTATTGgatactttaagtcatagtaaaatatttaagtcaattgaactattttttatcttttgaaaaagtactactaatttttttataaaaagtttgaggGGACCATGACCTCCCCTTGTCTCAACTAAGCTCCACCCCTGCTTATAGAGTaggaatataaataaaacatgaggacattaatatacataattattcaaatttactAATTGTACTGAAAAATCTAGCTCTCTCTAGAACCAACTACTCTAGATGAGCCGATTAAGgattatatatatagttattatttaaatttaaattttgagttgatttgttTAGTTAGATTAATTAGATTtagattttatgtttattattttgttattctaTCAGTTATGAATGGATAATTCTCCGCATCCAAGCAATTTTAACATCTAAGTTCAttcaagtgatttgagttacgcattttttttttccgtttttttcttcctttgtacttcttcttcttcttcttcttcttcttcttcttcttcttcttcttcttcttcactctgaatgctacatcttcttcttcttctcctccctttttattatttttcaattttgttactGTCGTTACCAACAACACCTCCTCCTCTTGCTCCTATTGGAATTTcgtctcctccttctttttcatccttctcctccatcatcattatcatcatcatcataatcatcatcgtTATCGTCATCGTCTTCTTCTAATACGCATAGTCGTTATCGTTATCATCGAATTTTTGTCATATTAATGATATTGTCTGatccaaaattaatttgaatatatttttgttCAAAATTGACTTGTTTCtaaattcgaatttatataatggataattttTTGTTCATTTGGTATTTATACAATGATttcattttgataatattttcggttttgaaattatttaatgacATCACAACAGAGAATCAGAATTaataaagatgttagcaaaatgttggtgttgttggtgatgatgataatgatgatggaggaggaagaagaaaaagaaggagaagataaaagaaattcaaataaaaaaagaaacagaaaaagcaggagaaggagga
This window harbors:
- the LOC112779848 gene encoding uncharacterized protein, with product MAPLLTLRLFNISSSSSSSRSSLVSFQSSLSQLVFFASLKESISPMDHRSDEQTTSDSGDPNNNHRFSDRILPHLLRLYGSCATSQDFEIYAPNASFEDPLMRAHGVKQIKSAFYTLPKVFKESKIVEYTVEENMVSPGKGEILIDNKQYYKFLGKHIDMVSLIKLYVDDGKIVRHEDWWDKKPISNRETVKVPLLGRAAEVTRRGSMLLTHLFMGFGKDPRV